The following are encoded together in the Microterricola viridarii genome:
- a CDS encoding metallophosphoesterase family protein gives MKKPLVTSPAVIMAPRADGFEVVWGVSRLSRGRLEWSVGDEAGVAYSDAFGMVPQSDRVLRVRLNGMPAGAEVRVRAVTEAVTGRGVKGGPARHESEWKTVRTLDPAASSAHFAVWNDTHRHKKTLRALHAATPDVDMLVWNGDLCNDWKHPSTFVDTVLDPAGCDVSRGRPLTISLGNHDARGTWAYQLQEYVATPEGRPYTAFRSGPVAGIVLHTGEDKPDGHPTFKGRVAFEALRAEQAEWLREATLWPEIRDAPYRVVFCHIPLRWVEEYEVDYDNGGYDSFSKMSRDAWHDALTAWGAQLVVSGHMHETASIPPSEEFGYGQLVSGGPDASARSKEAATWIEGVANEAELVLTMRDLAGAVIHEVRLEPLAVDASPTSLAALELAVD, from the coding sequence ATGAAGAAGCCACTCGTGACCAGCCCGGCCGTGATCATGGCGCCCCGCGCCGACGGCTTCGAGGTGGTCTGGGGTGTCAGCCGGCTGAGCCGCGGCCGACTGGAGTGGTCGGTCGGCGACGAGGCCGGGGTGGCGTACTCCGATGCCTTCGGCATGGTGCCGCAGAGCGACCGGGTGCTGCGGGTGCGACTGAACGGGATGCCGGCCGGCGCCGAGGTGCGCGTGCGTGCCGTGACCGAGGCCGTGACCGGCAGGGGCGTGAAGGGAGGGCCCGCGCGCCACGAGAGCGAGTGGAAGACCGTGCGCACGCTCGACCCCGCCGCGAGTTCCGCGCACTTCGCCGTGTGGAACGACACGCATCGCCACAAGAAGACCCTGCGGGCGCTGCACGCCGCGACGCCGGATGTCGACATGCTGGTCTGGAACGGTGACCTCTGCAACGACTGGAAGCACCCGTCGACGTTCGTCGACACCGTGTTGGACCCGGCCGGCTGCGATGTCAGCCGCGGCCGCCCGCTCACCATCTCGCTCGGCAACCACGACGCGCGCGGCACCTGGGCGTACCAGCTGCAGGAATACGTGGCGACGCCGGAGGGCCGCCCGTACACGGCGTTCCGCTCGGGACCGGTCGCCGGCATCGTGCTGCACACCGGTGAGGACAAGCCCGACGGGCATCCGACGTTCAAGGGCCGGGTGGCGTTCGAGGCGTTGCGCGCCGAGCAGGCGGAGTGGCTGCGCGAGGCCACCCTGTGGCCGGAGATCCGCGACGCCCCGTACCGGGTGGTGTTCTGCCACATTCCGCTGCGCTGGGTGGAGGAATACGAGGTCGACTACGACAACGGCGGCTACGACAGCTTCAGCAAGATGAGCCGCGACGCCTGGCACGACGCCCTCACCGCGTGGGGCGCCCAGCTGGTGGTCTCCGGCCACATGCACGAGACGGCATCGATCCCGCCGAGCGAGGAGTTCGGCTACGGCCAGCTGGTCAGCGGGGGGCCGGACGCCAGCGCCCGCTCGAAGGAGGCCGCGACCTGGATCGAGGGCGTGGCAAACGAGGCCGAGCTGGTGCTGACCATGCGCGACTTGGCGGGCGCCGTCATCCACGAGGTGCGGCTGGAACCGCTCGCGGTCGACGCGAGCCCCACCTCGCTCGCGGCGCTGGAGCTCGCCGTCGACTAG
- the hemE gene encoding uroporphyrinogen decarboxylase gives MNHDARQTLPPQHPLASGLTGQSRLVRAYRGDRPEVTPVWFMRQAGRSLPEYRELRVGTKMLDACLDPALASEITLQPVRRHGVDAGIFFSDIVVPLKLVGVEVEIVAGRGPVMGKAVRTAADVAELTALDPAVLDAALAPISDAVARTVAALAEIAPRHRVAGEPASVTPLIGFAGAPFTLAAYLVEGGPSKDHLAARALMHSAPEAWADLMRWSAEVTGRFLRAQVLAGASAAQLFDSWAGALSLEDYETHVAPASAHALSFVRDLGYYEPVGDAAADPERVWRSVPIVHFGVGTSELLGAMHAIGADVVGVDYRLALDEGIRRLGGTVPVQGNVDPALLGAPWPVLEAHVLDVLRRGDAAPSHVLNLGHGVPPDTDPEVLSRIVELVHGR, from the coding sequence GTGAACCATGACGCTCGCCAGACTCTGCCGCCCCAGCACCCCCTCGCATCCGGCCTGACCGGCCAGTCCCGCCTTGTTCGCGCCTACCGGGGGGATCGCCCCGAGGTGACGCCGGTGTGGTTCATGCGCCAGGCCGGGCGTTCGTTGCCCGAGTACCGCGAGCTGCGCGTTGGCACCAAGATGCTCGATGCCTGCCTCGACCCGGCGCTGGCCAGCGAGATCACGCTGCAGCCCGTGCGCCGGCACGGCGTCGACGCAGGAATCTTCTTCAGCGACATCGTCGTACCGCTCAAGCTGGTGGGTGTCGAGGTCGAGATCGTGGCCGGCCGCGGCCCCGTGATGGGCAAGGCCGTGCGCACCGCCGCCGACGTCGCCGAGCTCACCGCGCTCGACCCGGCCGTGCTGGATGCCGCCCTCGCCCCGATCTCGGATGCCGTCGCCCGCACCGTGGCGGCGCTCGCCGAGATCGCGCCCCGCCACCGGGTCGCCGGCGAGCCGGCATCCGTCACCCCGCTGATCGGCTTCGCCGGGGCACCGTTCACCCTCGCCGCCTATCTGGTCGAGGGCGGCCCGTCGAAGGACCACCTGGCCGCCAGGGCACTGATGCACTCCGCGCCGGAGGCGTGGGCGGATCTGATGCGCTGGAGCGCCGAGGTGACCGGCCGCTTCCTGCGCGCCCAGGTGCTGGCCGGCGCCAGCGCCGCCCAGCTGTTCGACTCCTGGGCCGGAGCGCTCTCGCTCGAGGACTACGAGACGCACGTCGCCCCCGCCTCGGCGCACGCGCTGAGCTTCGTGCGCGACCTCGGCTACTACGAGCCGGTCGGCGACGCGGCCGCCGACCCCGAGCGGGTGTGGCGCAGCGTACCGATCGTGCACTTCGGCGTGGGCACGAGCGAGCTGCTCGGCGCCATGCACGCGATCGGGGCCGACGTCGTCGGCGTCGACTACCGACTCGCGCTCGACGAGGGCATCCGCCGCCTCGGCGGCACCGTTCCCGTGCAGGGCAACGTCGACCCGGCGCTGCTCGGCGCACCGTGGCCGGTGCTGGAGGCGCATGTGCTCGACGTGCTGCGCCGCGGCGACGCCGCCCCCTCGCATGTGTTGAACCTCGGCCACGGGGTGCCGCCGGACACCGACCCCGAGGTGCTCAGCCGCATCGTCGAACTGGTGCACGGCCGATGA
- a CDS encoding phage holin family protein: protein MSEHDTDPFTAARRRSLFALIGDLPSLIVGLVRAELEQFKAELSAKGQRIGVGVALIVLAVSFAFFGLAVLVAVAVLALALVLPAWLAALIVAAALFVLALLLVLIGRGRIQAGLAKNDLDVNLRRDLDALKGEGSYDRRD from the coding sequence ATGTCGGAACACGACACGGATCCCTTCACCGCAGCGCGCCGCCGTTCCCTCTTTGCCCTGATCGGCGACCTGCCCAGCCTGATCGTCGGCCTCGTGCGGGCCGAGCTTGAGCAGTTCAAGGCTGAGCTCAGCGCCAAGGGCCAGCGGATCGGCGTGGGAGTCGCGCTCATCGTTCTGGCGGTGTCGTTCGCGTTCTTCGGCCTCGCGGTGCTCGTAGCGGTCGCCGTGCTGGCCCTCGCACTCGTGCTGCCCGCCTGGCTGGCGGCGCTCATCGTGGCCGCCGCGCTGTTCGTGCTCGCGCTGCTGCTGGTCCTGATCGGCCGCGGTCGCATCCAGGCCGGCTTGGCCAAGAACGACCTCGACGTGAACCTGCGCCGCGACCTCGACGCTTTGAAGGGGGAAGGTTCCTATGACCGACGCGACTGA
- the hemC gene encoding hydroxymethylbilane synthase, translating to MSPVIRVGTRGSALALAQTQAIAARIGSAAKAEIEIVEVTTHGDTSRESLSSIGGTGVFASALRESLLAGECDLIVHSLKDLPTAGFPGLRLAATPKRADARDTLCSRDGHTLDTLPEGARVGTGSPRRIAQLRARRPDLDIVDIRGNIDSRLARVSDDLAADDPQRLDAVLLAAAGLGRLGKLDHVSEYLDISSWPTAPGQGSLAIEVREDGVGEPLDRALRAALESVNHGTTAATTLAERLVLAGLEAGCSAPVAATAAVDSELLFLTATVYSLDGERSLTSSHAATPEAGGAAYLADAARDVAARVVAELLGNGAADLAVLKGTS from the coding sequence ATGAGCCCCGTGATCCGCGTCGGAACCCGCGGCAGCGCGCTGGCGCTCGCCCAGACCCAGGCCATCGCCGCCCGCATCGGCAGCGCGGCGAAGGCCGAGATCGAGATCGTGGAGGTCACCACCCACGGTGACACCTCGCGCGAGTCGCTCTCCAGCATCGGCGGCACCGGCGTCTTCGCGTCCGCGTTGCGCGAATCGCTGTTGGCCGGAGAGTGCGACCTCATCGTGCACTCGCTGAAGGACCTCCCGACAGCCGGCTTCCCCGGGCTGCGCCTGGCCGCCACGCCCAAGCGGGCCGACGCCCGCGACACGCTCTGCTCCCGCGACGGGCACACCCTCGACACGCTGCCGGAAGGCGCCCGTGTCGGCACGGGATCGCCGCGCCGCATCGCGCAGTTGCGCGCACGCCGTCCCGACCTCGACATTGTCGACATCCGGGGCAACATCGACTCCCGCCTGGCCCGGGTCAGCGACGACCTCGCCGCTGACGACCCGCAGCGTCTGGACGCCGTCCTGCTGGCCGCGGCCGGCCTCGGCCGGTTGGGCAAGCTCGACCACGTGAGCGAGTACCTGGACATCTCCTCCTGGCCGACGGCTCCGGGGCAGGGGTCGCTGGCGATCGAGGTCCGTGAGGACGGCGTCGGCGAACCGCTGGACCGGGCCCTGCGTGCGGCGCTGGAATCCGTGAACCACGGCACAACGGCGGCGACCACCCTGGCAGAGCGCCTCGTGCTGGCCGGCCTCGAGGCCGGGTGCTCCGCGCCCGTCGCCGCGACGGCCGCCGTCGACAGCGAGCTGCTCTTCCTGACCGCGACGGTCTACAGCCTCGACGGCGAGCGGTCGCTGACCAGCTCGCACGCTGCAACGCCGGAGGCCGGCGGGGCCGCCTACCTGGCCGACGCCGCCCGCGATGTGGCGGCGCGTGTCGTCGCAGAGCTCCTGGGCAACGGGGCCGCGGATCTTGCTGTGTTGAAGGGAACGTCATGA
- a CDS encoding YtxH domain-containing protein gives MKGKLLFLSGAAVGYVLGTRAGRKRYEQIKEAAAGVWNTPTVQRGIDQAKDFALTRVSIVSDAVFDGAKKLVNSAARQSAESARTSEQSTASARTSGQRAESPRPAGLATESTYTVASPTTPSSPNRND, from the coding sequence ATGAAGGGCAAGCTTCTCTTCCTCAGCGGAGCGGCGGTCGGCTACGTGCTCGGCACGCGCGCCGGACGCAAGCGGTACGAGCAGATCAAGGAGGCCGCAGCGGGCGTCTGGAACACGCCGACCGTGCAGCGCGGCATCGACCAGGCCAAGGACTTCGCCCTCACTCGGGTCAGCATCGTCTCGGACGCGGTTTTCGACGGAGCCAAGAAGCTCGTCAACTCCGCGGCCCGGCAGAGCGCCGAATCCGCGCGCACGTCGGAGCAGAGCACTGCATCCGCGCGCACGTCCGGGCAGCGCGCGGAATCCCCGCGCCCGGCCGGGCTCGCGACCGAGTCGACCTACACGGTGGCCTCGCCCACAACGCCCAGCAGCCCCAACCGAAACGACTGA
- a CDS encoding DUF3618 domain-containing protein: MTDATEAAKAAAHAASVNAKKAAKAVNDHTAPAADSVNAAAPPKRSRAELQQDTARARAELAAALDAIEDKLNVPKRISGAAERGTAAVRTLAAENPVALGAIAVAAGAALGLGVWAIVRAVSR, translated from the coding sequence ATGACCGACGCGACTGAGGCCGCCAAGGCCGCCGCGCACGCCGCAAGCGTGAACGCCAAGAAAGCCGCGAAGGCAGTGAACGACCACACCGCCCCGGCCGCCGACAGCGTGAATGCGGCCGCGCCGCCCAAACGGAGCCGGGCAGAGCTGCAGCAGGACACCGCCCGCGCCCGCGCCGAGTTGGCCGCCGCACTCGACGCGATCGAGGACAAGCTCAACGTTCCGAAGCGGATCAGCGGCGCGGCCGAGCGCGGTACAGCCGCGGTGCGCACCCTCGCGGCGGAGAACCCCGTTGCTCTGGGCGCGATCGCCGTGGCTGCGGGCGCCGCTTTGGGGCTGGGTGTCTGGGCAATCGTGCGCGCGGTCTCCCGCTGA
- the hemQ gene encoding hydrogen peroxide-dependent heme synthase — translation MTDPTAREAVSDLSAEEASPQGFTLFAVLRRDPANPDDFDGHDVPHFVNELDDIIALVEEQNVTLRGIYDVSGFRADADVMLWLHGPDAEGLQWALRELRRARMLKSLLPTWNAMGVHRDAEFNKSHVPGFLRGVDPKAWMTVYPFVRSYEWYLLPEAERSQMLADHGRKGAAFRGAIANTVSAFALGDYEWLLPIESDELTELVDLMRELRATDARMHVREEVPFYTGRRIETSELVEVLQ, via the coding sequence ATGACTGACCCGACAGCTCGCGAGGCGGTATCCGATCTCTCAGCGGAGGAGGCGTCGCCGCAGGGCTTCACCTTGTTCGCCGTACTGCGCCGAGACCCGGCCAATCCAGATGACTTCGACGGTCACGACGTTCCGCACTTCGTGAACGAGCTGGACGACATCATCGCCCTCGTCGAAGAGCAGAACGTGACCCTGCGCGGCATCTATGACGTCTCCGGCTTCCGCGCCGACGCCGACGTGATGCTCTGGCTGCACGGGCCGGATGCCGAGGGCCTGCAGTGGGCGCTGCGCGAGCTGCGCCGTGCCCGCATGCTGAAGAGCCTGCTGCCGACGTGGAACGCAATGGGCGTGCACCGCGACGCCGAGTTCAACAAGAGCCACGTGCCCGGCTTCCTGCGCGGTGTTGACCCCAAGGCCTGGATGACCGTCTACCCCTTCGTGCGCAGCTACGAGTGGTACCTGCTGCCCGAGGCGGAGCGCTCCCAGATGCTCGCCGACCACGGCCGCAAGGGCGCCGCGTTCCGTGGCGCCATTGCCAACACCGTCTCGGCGTTCGCGCTGGGCGACTACGAGTGGCTGCTGCCCATCGAGAGCGACGAGCTGACCGAGCTCGTCGACCTGATGCGCGAACTGCGCGCCACCGATGCACGCATGCACGTGCGCGAGGAGGTCCCGTTCTACACGGGCCGCCGCATTGAGACATCCGAACTTGTGGAGGTGCTGCAGTAG
- a CDS encoding glutamyl-tRNA reductase, whose amino-acid sequence MLICLSASHKNSHFDLLEQLSVDSAALGERIVEEHRELTGAPALAGAVVVATCNRFEAYLDLNAPFGVSPLPTIFAAIDAVSANSGVDAQTLRESLDLVHGNGVAEHLFAVSSGLESVVVGEGEIAGQVRRSLEQARTAGTTSPELERLFQRASQTSRGVKNRTGIGSAGRSLVRLALELAESRVSDWATTSVLLVGTGRYAGASLAALRDRGAENVRVYSPSGRAARFAANHSIDPVHAAEYAAVAASVDIIVTCTTAETHVIDAALLAAGRDQVGADAAHRQLLIDLGLPRNIDPDVVEVEGVELLDLETISLHAPLEELNATHEARAMVGQAARSFSAATEEQSLAPAVVALRGHIFGLLDAEIERARAKGDEDGRIEQSLRHLAGVLLHTPMTRSRELARAGEQQAWLDGLEAVFGLKVQSQDAAGVARIGGCPVTGRGGVPGTDLATPEERRA is encoded by the coding sequence GTGCTCATCTGCCTCTCTGCGAGTCACAAGAACTCCCACTTCGACCTGCTCGAACAGCTCTCTGTTGACTCCGCCGCCCTCGGCGAGCGCATCGTCGAGGAACACCGCGAACTGACCGGCGCCCCTGCGCTGGCCGGCGCCGTCGTCGTCGCCACCTGCAACCGTTTCGAGGCCTACCTCGACCTGAACGCCCCCTTCGGCGTCTCGCCGCTGCCCACCATCTTCGCGGCGATCGACGCCGTCAGCGCCAACTCGGGTGTCGACGCCCAGACGCTGCGCGAGAGCCTCGACCTCGTGCACGGCAACGGCGTCGCCGAGCACCTCTTCGCCGTGTCGTCCGGCCTCGAGTCCGTCGTCGTCGGCGAGGGCGAGATCGCCGGCCAGGTGCGCCGCTCGCTCGAGCAGGCCCGCACCGCCGGCACCACCAGCCCCGAGCTGGAGCGGCTGTTCCAGCGCGCATCGCAGACCTCCCGAGGCGTCAAGAACCGTACGGGCATCGGCTCGGCCGGCCGATCTCTGGTGCGCCTCGCCCTCGAACTGGCCGAGAGCCGCGTGAGCGACTGGGCGACAACCAGCGTGCTGCTGGTGGGCACCGGGCGCTACGCCGGGGCGTCCCTCGCGGCCCTCCGCGACCGCGGCGCCGAGAACGTGCGCGTCTACTCCCCCTCTGGCCGGGCCGCCCGGTTCGCCGCCAACCACAGCATCGATCCCGTGCACGCGGCCGAGTACGCCGCCGTTGCGGCATCCGTCGACATCATCGTCACCTGCACCACCGCAGAGACCCACGTGATCGACGCCGCGTTGCTCGCAGCCGGCCGCGACCAGGTCGGGGCGGATGCCGCGCACCGCCAGCTGCTGATCGACCTCGGCCTTCCGCGCAACATCGACCCCGACGTCGTCGAGGTCGAGGGTGTCGAGCTGCTCGACCTCGAGACGATCAGCCTGCACGCGCCGTTGGAAGAGCTCAATGCCACCCACGAGGCGCGCGCCATGGTCGGCCAGGCCGCCCGCTCGTTCAGCGCTGCCACCGAAGAGCAGTCGCTGGCACCGGCCGTCGTCGCGCTGCGCGGCCACATCTTCGGGCTGCTCGACGCCGAGATCGAGCGCGCCCGCGCCAAGGGCGACGAGGACGGCCGCATCGAGCAGTCGCTGCGCCACCTCGCCGGGGTGCTGCTGCACACGCCGATGACGCGCTCCCGCGAGCTGGCCCGCGCCGGCGAGCAGCAGGCTTGGCTCGACGGGCTTGAGGCCGTGTTCGGCCTCAAGGTGCAGAGCCAGGATGCCGCAGGCGTCGCCCGCATCGGCGGCTGCCCGGTCACCGGCCGGGGCGGCGTCCCCGGCACCGACCTTGCTACCCCGGAGGAGCGCAGGGCATGA
- a CDS encoding GNAT family N-acetyltransferase yields MTADEKVTPPPGYFAGFPFDSAALAVAPIQTERLTLRPLAESDIDDVWQYQQLDEVLLYIPWPKRDFDEAAAHTRKRAGLHTLDTDNSAIFLACELDGRVIGDVMLRVSSVETAELEIGWVFHPDVQGRGYATEAAAAMQRLAFDGIGAHRLIAQLDPRNTASARLCARLGLAHEGTLREAYYEKDADGNGEWSDSGLYGMTAHDWRALEDTPAPHTP; encoded by the coding sequence ATGACGGCGGACGAGAAGGTCACCCCACCTCCCGGCTACTTCGCCGGGTTCCCCTTCGACAGTGCAGCGCTGGCCGTCGCACCGATTCAGACCGAGCGCTTGACGCTGCGCCCGCTGGCCGAAAGCGACATCGACGACGTCTGGCAGTACCAGCAGCTCGACGAGGTGCTGCTCTACATCCCGTGGCCGAAGCGCGACTTCGATGAGGCCGCGGCACACACTCGCAAGCGCGCGGGGCTGCACACCCTCGACACTGACAACAGTGCGATTTTTCTGGCCTGCGAGCTGGACGGCCGGGTGATCGGCGACGTCATGCTGCGGGTCAGCAGCGTCGAGACGGCCGAGCTCGAGATCGGCTGGGTGTTCCACCCCGACGTTCAGGGCCGCGGCTACGCCACAGAGGCGGCCGCCGCCATGCAGCGCCTGGCCTTCGACGGCATCGGCGCGCACCGGCTCATCGCCCAGCTCGACCCGCGCAACACGGCATCGGCCCGCCTCTGCGCCCGGCTCGGCCTGGCCCACGAGGGAACGCTGCGCGAGGCGTACTACGAGAAGGACGCCGACGGAAACGGTGAGTGGAGCGACAGCGGCCTCTACGGCATGACGGCGCACGACTGGCGCGCCCTGGAAGACACCCCGGCCCCGCACACCCCCTAG
- a CDS encoding ferrochelatase has translation MRTCGGAAVVAQYDAILLSSFGGPEGQDEVIPFLRNVTAGRGIPDERLEEVATHYRHFGGVSPINAQNRALKAALEAELAARGIALPVYWGNRNTAPFFADTVREAHAAGDDRLLGLVTSAYTSYSGVQQYREDFEQALQTTGLGAQVAIDRIREFFDHPGFVTPFVEGVGAAMRQLSQDGLVDDAVHVLYVTHSIPSTAAEESGPEFGPGGAYVAQHLAVARHIQEHAAPGTAWSLVYQSRSGDPRTPWLEPDINDAIDDLAVAGAVKAVVIVPFGFISDHMEVLWDLDNEAVATAEGHGMVALRVPTPSVHPAFVAGLIDLVLERLNDVPDAERSHLTELGPWPDHARVGAADAAPDSVGGAE, from the coding sequence ATCCGAACTTGTGGAGGTGCTGCAGTAGTGGCCCAGTACGACGCCATCCTGCTCTCGAGCTTCGGGGGCCCAGAAGGCCAGGACGAGGTCATCCCGTTCCTGCGCAACGTCACGGCCGGTCGGGGCATCCCCGACGAGCGGCTGGAAGAGGTTGCGACGCACTACCGCCACTTCGGCGGGGTCAGCCCGATCAACGCGCAGAACCGCGCGCTCAAGGCCGCCCTCGAGGCCGAACTCGCCGCCCGCGGCATCGCGCTGCCCGTGTACTGGGGCAACCGCAACACCGCGCCCTTCTTCGCCGACACCGTGCGCGAGGCGCACGCCGCCGGCGACGACCGTCTGCTCGGCCTGGTCACCAGCGCCTACACGTCGTACTCCGGCGTGCAGCAGTACCGTGAGGACTTCGAGCAGGCGCTGCAGACCACGGGCCTCGGCGCGCAGGTCGCGATCGACCGCATCCGCGAGTTCTTCGACCACCCCGGCTTCGTCACCCCGTTCGTCGAGGGCGTCGGCGCGGCGATGCGGCAGCTGAGCCAGGACGGCCTCGTGGATGACGCCGTGCACGTGTTGTATGTGACGCACTCCATTCCGAGCACGGCCGCAGAGGAATCTGGCCCAGAGTTCGGGCCGGGCGGTGCCTACGTGGCCCAGCATCTCGCGGTTGCCCGCCACATCCAGGAGCACGCCGCCCCCGGCACGGCCTGGTCGCTCGTCTACCAGTCGCGTTCCGGCGACCCCCGCACGCCCTGGCTCGAGCCCGACATCAACGACGCGATCGACGACCTCGCCGTCGCCGGCGCGGTCAAGGCCGTCGTGATCGTGCCCTTCGGCTTCATCAGCGACCACATGGAGGTGCTCTGGGACCTCGACAACGAGGCCGTTGCCACCGCAGAGGGCCACGGCATGGTCGCGCTGCGCGTGCCGACGCCCAGTGTGCACCCCGCCTTCGTTGCCGGCCTGATCGACCTCGTGCTCGAGCGGCTGAACGACGTTCCGGATGCCGAGCGTTCGCACCTGACCGAGCTCGGCCCGTGGCCGGACCACGCCAGGGTCGGCGCCGCCGACGCGGCCCCCGATTCGGTCGGGGGCGCGGAATGA
- a CDS encoding protoporphyrinogen/coproporphyrinogen oxidase: MSAQGMSGAARHDVVVIGAGIAGLVAARACARLGLSVLILEAADAAGGCVGRTEIAGLSLDTGAEGFATRNDSVATLIEELGLGADIVDPNPAGAWLRLPPLRGHGALSVPMPKLSILGIPGSPLASDVVAAIGWKSAIRAYSDRLRPVLTIGTEKNLGELVEKRMGSAVLERLVAPISTGVYSADPHALEVDAVAPGLNAALTRAGSLSGAVSLLKADAKPGGGVRGIRGGMHRLVDALLAELAHFGAEVRLGARAVGLDEAADGSWAVSTEQRPAEGSATAEPGATEHAVHAARAVIVATSASAALGLLAAARPDWDEHQGDWAGGSPVEIVTLVLDAPALDVAPRGTGVLVATGTPGTVAKALTHSTAKWAWLAEAAGRGRHVVRLSYGRIGEASPSATLGDDELTALALRDASAILGVDLDAAQLVGAARTPWRDALSHAALGQRDRVAALRARLDEESTLAVTGSWLGGTGLASVIPDATAAAAGIRRHFVHL, translated from the coding sequence ATGAGCGCCCAGGGAATGAGCGGCGCCGCCCGACACGATGTCGTCGTGATCGGGGCTGGCATTGCCGGCCTCGTCGCCGCACGGGCCTGCGCCCGCCTCGGCCTCTCTGTGCTGATCCTCGAGGCCGCGGATGCCGCAGGCGGCTGCGTCGGCCGCACCGAGATCGCCGGGCTCAGCCTCGACACCGGCGCGGAGGGCTTCGCGACCCGCAACGATTCCGTGGCGACGCTCATCGAGGAGCTCGGCCTGGGCGCCGACATCGTCGACCCGAACCCGGCCGGGGCCTGGCTGCGCCTGCCCCCGCTGCGCGGCCACGGCGCGCTCAGCGTGCCGATGCCGAAACTCTCGATCCTGGGTATCCCCGGATCCCCGCTGGCCAGCGACGTCGTCGCCGCGATCGGCTGGAAGTCGGCCATCCGTGCCTACTCCGACCGGCTGCGCCCGGTGCTGACCATCGGCACGGAGAAGAACCTCGGCGAACTGGTGGAGAAGCGCATGGGCAGCGCCGTGCTGGAGCGGCTCGTCGCCCCGATCTCGACCGGCGTGTACTCCGCCGACCCGCACGCGCTCGAGGTCGACGCCGTCGCGCCTGGGCTGAACGCGGCGCTCACCCGCGCCGGCTCGCTCTCCGGCGCGGTGAGCCTGCTGAAGGCCGACGCGAAGCCGGGCGGCGGTGTCCGCGGCATCCGGGGCGGCATGCACCGGCTCGTCGACGCGCTCCTGGCCGAGCTGGCCCACTTCGGCGCCGAGGTGCGCCTGGGCGCCCGCGCCGTCGGGCTGGACGAGGCGGCCGACGGCTCCTGGGCGGTCAGCACAGAGCAGCGGCCCGCCGAAGGGTCGGCCACCGCTGAGCCCGGCGCCACCGAGCACGCCGTGCACGCGGCACGCGCCGTGATCGTTGCCACGTCGGCCTCCGCCGCGCTCGGCCTGCTCGCCGCCGCCCGCCCCGACTGGGACGAGCACCAGGGCGACTGGGCCGGCGGATCTCCCGTCGAGATCGTCACGCTCGTGCTGGACGCCCCCGCGCTGGATGTCGCGCCGCGCGGCACCGGGGTGCTCGTTGCCACCGGAACGCCGGGCACGGTCGCGAAGGCGCTCACCCACTCGACGGCGAAGTGGGCGTGGCTGGCAGAGGCCGCCGGCCGGGGCCGCCACGTCGTGCGACTTTCGTACGGCCGTATCGGCGAGGCCAGCCCGAGCGCAACGCTCGGCGATGACGAGCTCACCGCGCTCGCGCTGCGCGATGCGAGCGCCATCCTCGGAGTCGACCTCGACGCCGCCCAGCTGGTGGGCGCCGCGCGCACGCCGTGGCGCGACGCGCTTTCGCACGCCGCACTCGGCCAGCGCGATCGAGTGGCCGCGCTGCGCGCCCGCCTCGACGAGGAATCGACCCTGGCCGTCACCGGGTCGTGGCTCGGTGGCACTGGCCTGGCGTCGGTGATCCCGGATGCCACGGCCGCAGCCGCCGGCATCCGCCGCCATTTCGTGCACCTGTAA